A single genomic interval of Arachis duranensis cultivar V14167 chromosome 7, aradu.V14167.gnm2.J7QH, whole genome shotgun sequence harbors:
- the LOC107459248 gene encoding uncharacterized protein LOC107459248, which translates to MMWEWEELDDAVPQNDQPDTDFYLNFDLFSALSKPKDYYKILEVDYDATDDAIRSNYIRLALKWHPDKQKDQGAATTRFQEINEAYQVLSDPVKRREYDRNGMLYAYDYDIIDYLNRYKGLILTCNGLGMKHSIW; encoded by the exons atGATGTGGGAATGGGAAGAGTTAGACGACGCCGTTCCGCAAAACGACCAGCCTGATACCGATTTCTACCTCAACTTCGATCTCTTCTCTGCTCTCTCTAAGCCCAAG GATTATTATAAGATATTGGAAGTGGATTATGATGCTACGGATGATGCTATTCGTTCTAATTACATTCGTCTAGCTCTG AAATGGCACCCAGACAAGCAGAAAGACCAAGGTGCTGCCACCACGCGGTTCCAAGAGATAAACGAGGCTTATCAGG TTTTGAGTGATCCTGTAAAGAGGAGAGAATATGACAGGAACGGGATGCTTTACGCTTACGATTATGATATCATT GATTATCTTAACCGCTACAAGGGCCTTATATTGACTTGCAACGGCCTTGGAATGAAGCATTCTATATGGTAA